In Oscillatoria acuminata PCC 6304, a single window of DNA contains:
- a CDS encoding photosystem II manganese-stabilizing polypeptide, whose product MRYRALIVAFLAVCLSVLTACSEGPTVGSKELTYDDIRNTGLANSCPELAETARGAIPIDSSQSYLLSELCLQPTEYFVLEEGSNKRKEAEYIPSKPLTRYTSSLTQIQGPLTLGNDGSFTFVEKDGIDFQAITVMLPGGEEVPFLFTVKGLTAKSQPGLDSINTSTDFEGDYTVPSYRSASFLDPKGRGGATGYDNAVALPASSDAADLNRSNVKRALQGKGHISLSVSKVNSNTGEIAGIFVSEQSSDTDLGAKEPVEVKIRGLFYGRVEPDA is encoded by the coding sequence ATGAGGTATCGCGCTTTAATTGTCGCATTTCTAGCAGTATGCTTGAGCGTGCTAACGGCTTGTAGTGAAGGGCCGACGGTGGGGAGTAAAGAACTCACCTATGATGATATCAGAAACACAGGTTTAGCAAATAGCTGTCCGGAATTGGCAGAAACTGCTCGGGGTGCAATTCCCATTGATAGCAGCCAATCTTATTTGCTGAGTGAACTGTGTTTGCAACCGACGGAATATTTCGTTCTGGAAGAAGGCTCTAATAAACGGAAAGAAGCCGAATATATTCCCAGCAAACCGTTGACTCGTTATACCTCCTCCTTGACCCAAATCCAAGGACCCTTGACTTTGGGGAACGATGGCAGCTTCACCTTTGTAGAAAAAGATGGGATTGACTTCCAAGCGATCACCGTCATGCTTCCCGGTGGTGAGGAAGTTCCTTTCTTGTTCACCGTCAAAGGTCTAACTGCAAAAAGTCAGCCCGGACTGGATAGTATTAATACCTCGACTGATTTTGAAGGGGACTATACCGTTCCTTCCTATCGTTCTGCTTCTTTCCTTGATCCAAAGGGTCGCGGTGGAGCCACTGGATATGATAACGCGGTGGCGTTGCCTGCCAGTTCTGATGCAGCAGATTTGAATCGCTCTAACGTGAAGCGTGCACTTCAGGGTAAAGGTCATATTTCCCTGAGTGTTTCTAAAGTCAATAGTAACACTGGGGAAATTGCTGGTATTTTCGTCAGCGAACAGTCTTCGGATACTGATTTAGGTGCGAAAGAACCTGTAGAGGTGAAGATTCGCGGTCTATTTTACGGTCGCGTGGAACCAGACGCATAA
- a CDS encoding serine/threonine-protein kinase yields the protein MSYCLNPKCPNRADPLNAQNRICRHCGSLLIFQGRYRIGRLLGEGGFGQTFEVNDGGILKVLKVLTDDNPKAIALFQREAQVLSHLNHPGIPRVEAEGYFTVLPRNSQQPLHCLVMQRIEGRNLEVWMADRHHLPIPQHQALDWFKQLSEILNIVHQQQFFHRDIKPSNIMLQPNGQLALIDFGSAREVTGTYLAKVGGGHQITGIVSPGYTPPEQANGKAVPQSDFFALGRTFVFLLTGKEPNAFPEDTRTGQLLWRSDGSRQSPTAGFTTNPLADCIDYMMAPFPGNRPQNTQVILKRLEEIEQEMQQPWGSSPMPARSPQPIAGIRPYQAAARIPTRLLRLNGARNYSRHSRRSSRFHHKKALKLAPKLLVGGFFLALAGTATQLFGGFTVPNISALLWLNYGSPGVMPEVPANPEPFTPIATVSAQPLAASSPITLAKTLGGHLWGVNSIALSPDSRLLVSGSVDKTVKIWDLESGQVRQSLSGHSHEIWSVTFSPDGSKVASSSGDGTIKVWETSTGKLLHTLTDHAAWVMSVAFSPDGKQLASGGFDNTIKLWNVDSGELIRSIAGHSGWVFSLAYSPDGQLLASGSFDRSIKIWHTQTGEVVRTLEGGLYRFRSVAFSPNGQWVAGASGDSSILIWQVSSGQLVRTLFGHSDAVHAIAFSPDGQTLVSGGGSLDSTLKLWNIGTGQLLQTLKGHSDTINSVSISADGKMLTSGSQDNTIKVWQLQ from the coding sequence GTGAGTTATTGCCTCAATCCTAAATGCCCCAATCGGGCTGACCCTTTGAATGCACAGAACCGCATCTGTCGGCATTGTGGTTCGCTATTGATTTTCCAAGGGCGCTACAGGATTGGACGATTATTGGGGGAAGGGGGGTTTGGTCAAACCTTTGAGGTGAATGATGGGGGAATCCTCAAAGTTCTGAAGGTCCTGACCGATGATAACCCCAAGGCGATCGCCCTGTTTCAGCGGGAAGCTCAAGTTTTAAGCCATTTGAATCACCCCGGAATTCCCCGGGTGGAAGCAGAGGGTTACTTTACCGTCCTACCCCGAAATAGTCAGCAGCCGTTACACTGTCTGGTGATGCAACGGATTGAGGGCCGGAATTTAGAGGTGTGGATGGCCGATCGCCATCATCTACCCATTCCCCAGCATCAAGCCCTCGATTGGTTTAAACAGCTTTCCGAAATTTTAAATATTGTCCATCAACAGCAGTTTTTTCACCGCGATATCAAACCCTCGAATATTATGCTCCAGCCGAATGGTCAACTGGCGTTGATTGATTTTGGCAGTGCTAGAGAGGTGACGGGAACCTATCTGGCTAAAGTGGGAGGGGGTCATCAAATTACCGGGATTGTTTCCCCGGGTTACACGCCGCCAGAACAGGCGAATGGCAAAGCAGTCCCCCAATCAGATTTTTTTGCCCTAGGACGAACCTTTGTATTTCTGCTAACCGGAAAAGAACCCAATGCCTTTCCTGAAGATACGCGCACGGGTCAACTGTTGTGGCGATCGGATGGGAGTCGCCAAAGTCCCACGGCAGGATTCACGACGAACCCTTTGGCAGATTGTATTGATTACATGATGGCCCCTTTTCCGGGGAATCGACCGCAAAATACTCAGGTAATTTTAAAGCGGTTGGAGGAAATCGAACAGGAGATGCAGCAACCTTGGGGTTCCTCTCCTATGCCTGCGCGATCGCCTCAACCGATTGCTGGAATCCGACCTTATCAAGCAGCAGCAAGGATTCCCACTCGACTGCTGCGATTAAATGGTGCAAGAAATTATAGTCGTCACAGTCGGCGCTCATCGCGCTTTCATCACAAAAAAGCCCTAAAATTAGCTCCAAAATTGCTCGTGGGTGGATTTTTCTTAGCCTTAGCGGGAACAGCCACTCAACTCTTTGGCGGATTTACAGTACCGAATATCTCCGCTTTACTCTGGTTGAACTATGGCAGTCCTGGGGTGATGCCTGAAGTTCCCGCTAACCCGGAACCCTTCACCCCGATCGCTACGGTATCGGCTCAACCCCTAGCTGCCTCCAGTCCTATCACCTTAGCGAAAACCCTAGGGGGTCATCTGTGGGGGGTTAATTCCATCGCGCTGAGTCCCGATAGCCGCCTGCTTGTCAGTGGTAGCGTTGACAAAACGGTAAAGATCTGGGATCTTGAATCCGGTCAGGTCCGCCAGAGTTTATCGGGTCATTCCCATGAAATTTGGTCAGTGACCTTTAGTCCCGATGGCAGTAAGGTCGCCAGTAGCAGTGGAGATGGGACAATAAAAGTTTGGGAGACGAGTACGGGTAAGCTCTTACATACCCTAACGGATCATGCAGCTTGGGTGATGTCGGTGGCGTTTAGTCCTGATGGCAAGCAGTTAGCCTCCGGTGGGTTTGATAATACGATTAAGTTATGGAATGTGGACAGTGGGGAGTTGATTCGGTCGATCGCCGGGCACTCGGGTTGGGTGTTTTCCCTCGCTTATAGTCCCGATGGTCAACTCTTAGCCAGTGGCAGTTTTGATCGCTCGATTAAAATCTGGCATACTCAAACCGGAGAGGTGGTCCGCACGTTAGAAGGAGGGTTGTATCGGTTTCGGTCGGTGGCTTTTAGTCCCAATGGTCAGTGGGTCGCTGGTGCCAGTGGTGACAGTTCGATTCTGATTTGGCAGGTGAGTAGTGGTCAGTTGGTCCGCACGTTATTCGGACATTCTGATGCCGTACACGCGATCGCCTTTAGTCCTGATGGTCAGACGTTGGTGAGTGGCGGTGGGTCTCTCGATAGTACGCTGAAACTTTGGAATATTGGCACGGGACAATTGTTACAGACCCTTAAGGGTCATTCAGATACAATTAATTCGGTTTCGATTAGTGCTGATGGTAAAATGCTGACAAGTGGCAGTCAAGATAATACAATTAAGGTGTGGCAGTTACAGTAG
- a CDS encoding DUF1822 family protein, whose product MGTTIQTSSKDRLEKAWQALQGAQDLQEDRIRFGLDHVNLYVEDVEGDWLETWGEGQEWQNPVNLGKWFQERFEPGWQAIDEVFCPQEDSLAVIRETAGVKRAKTLQLGHENSKHCPIALIVTIKAESHGETGVLVQVYPTGDRPELPAGLQLALLSHHGDRLHEVVARNADSGLQMELSGQPGERYSIQVTLERDRVTEEFVI is encoded by the coding sequence ATGGGTACGACAATCCAAACATCAAGTAAAGACCGCCTCGAAAAAGCATGGCAAGCCCTTCAAGGGGCTCAAGATTTACAGGAGGACCGAATAAGGTTTGGTCTGGATCACGTTAATCTTTATGTCGAAGATGTAGAGGGGGATTGGCTAGAAACCTGGGGAGAAGGGCAGGAGTGGCAGAATCCAGTAAATTTGGGAAAGTGGTTTCAGGAGCGATTTGAACCGGGATGGCAGGCGATCGATGAAGTCTTTTGTCCGCAAGAAGATTCCCTGGCGGTAATCCGAGAAACCGCTGGAGTAAAACGGGCTAAAACATTGCAATTAGGCCATGAAAATAGCAAGCATTGCCCGATCGCCTTGATTGTGACCATTAAGGCTGAATCTCACGGGGAAACCGGGGTATTAGTCCAAGTTTATCCCACCGGCGATCGCCCGGAATTACCCGCCGGGTTACAACTGGCGTTACTCTCTCACCACGGCGATCGCCTCCATGAGGTGGTAGCCCGCAATGCTGACTCCGGCCTACAAATGGAGTTAAGCGGACAACCGGGAGAACGCTATAGCATTCAGGTTACCTTAGAGCGCGATCGGGTCACAGAAGAGTTTGTGATTTAA
- a CDS encoding tryptophan-rich sensory protein, which translates to MTQLSERSNSDLFRSASTLLAILAAFVTNIIANIFPINDITIGEISNEIFRNVLIIPANYAFSIWGLIYVALISFGIYQFLPAQRPHPRLRRMSYLLVLASLAQIAWVFLFENLQFGWSVLAMLIILGSLILTYLRLQIGMERVPPREKWFINIPISIYLAWISVATVVNIASTLYDWGLNDPNILVFWTVIMLGVSAAIAAVATIQRGDTAFNLVFVWAYIAIAVRQSEYVVIVSTALGLAIGLIILLMVPWWKKRRKT; encoded by the coding sequence ATGACACAGCTGTCTGAACGCTCTAACTCTGACCTCTTCCGGTCGGCATCAACGTTACTGGCGATTCTTGCTGCCTTTGTTACTAATATCATCGCCAATATTTTCCCCATTAATGACATCACCATTGGAGAAATTTCCAATGAAATCTTTCGCAATGTTTTAATTATTCCCGCCAACTATGCCTTTTCCATTTGGGGGTTAATTTATGTCGCCCTCATTAGCTTTGGCATCTATCAATTCCTACCCGCACAACGCCCTCATCCTCGGTTAAGGCGCATGAGTTACCTGCTGGTTCTCGCCAGTTTAGCTCAAATTGCTTGGGTCTTTTTGTTTGAAAATCTCCAGTTTGGCTGGTCCGTGTTAGCCATGCTGATTATTTTAGGGTCTCTGATTCTCACTTATCTGCGCCTTCAGATCGGCATGGAAAGAGTTCCCCCTCGGGAAAAATGGTTTATTAATATTCCCATAAGTATTTATTTGGCTTGGATTAGTGTCGCCACCGTGGTGAATATTGCCAGTACCCTCTATGACTGGGGTTTGAATGACCCGAATATTTTGGTGTTTTGGACCGTGATCATGCTTGGGGTCTCCGCTGCGATCGCCGCTGTCGCCACCATTCAACGGGGGGATACCGCCTTTAATCTGGTGTTTGTTTGGGCTTATATTGCGATCGCCGTCCGTCAAAGCGAGTATGTGGTGATTGTCAGCACTGCCTTGGGATTGGCGATCGGGTTGATTATCCTCCTCATGGTTCCCTGGTGGAAGAAACGCCGGAAAACTTGA
- a CDS encoding MATE family efflux transporter, with amino-acid sequence MHSLSQSKVFSEAKATLYLAIPLIAAQLAQAATGFVDTVMMGLLGSETLAAGGLGAIIFFTLMLICTGMVSAVGAIAATAHGAGEHHRISRLTIQGLWLTVLLSVPMGFLIWNLSPLLLRFGQDPNAVELAQTYLRALIWGFPAAVGFAVLRNIFSALNYTRPVMAIVASCVPLNIGGNYIFMFGKFGFPALGLAGIGWASTLSFWVMFIAAAGFLALSRRLKPYQIFRTSYQFDAPEFWGIIKIGWPIAGLFTIETSLFAVTTFLMGTLGTVTLAAHNIALQTANITFMVPVGLSLATTVRVGQAMGRKDILSARRAGYVGIAIGVSFMSLMGLFLWTNPDKIVALYLDIQNPDNQPVLELAMSLLGIAAMFQIFDGMQIIAAGALRGVKDTRVPMLIGFLGYWCIGLCSGYILGLQLGFGGIGLWLGLVLGLAFSGLLLTCRFAYLLTGKTGIIE; translated from the coding sequence ATGCACAGCCTATCTCAGTCGAAAGTTTTCTCAGAAGCCAAAGCCACCCTGTACCTGGCAATTCCCCTGATTGCCGCACAACTGGCGCAAGCCGCCACCGGATTTGTGGATACAGTCATGATGGGGTTACTCGGCAGTGAGACGTTAGCCGCCGGGGGTTTAGGTGCGATCATCTTTTTCACTTTAATGTTAATTTGTACCGGGATGGTGTCCGCCGTTGGGGCGATCGCCGCCACAGCGCACGGTGCCGGAGAACACCACAGGATCAGTCGCCTGACTATTCAGGGACTTTGGCTGACTGTGCTCCTCTCCGTTCCAATGGGATTCCTAATCTGGAACCTCAGTCCCCTGTTGCTGCGCTTCGGACAGGACCCGAATGCCGTCGAATTAGCGCAAACCTATCTGCGGGCGCTCATTTGGGGATTTCCCGCCGCCGTGGGATTTGCAGTGTTACGGAATATATTCTCTGCCCTGAATTATACCCGCCCAGTGATGGCGATCGTGGCCAGTTGTGTCCCCCTGAATATTGGCGGAAATTACATCTTCATGTTTGGCAAATTCGGTTTCCCCGCCTTGGGTTTAGCGGGAATTGGATGGGCCAGCACCCTATCTTTTTGGGTCATGTTTATCGCCGCTGCGGGGTTTTTAGCCCTGAGTCGCCGGTTAAAACCCTATCAAATTTTTCGGACTTCTTATCAGTTTGATGCCCCAGAATTTTGGGGAATTATCAAAATTGGCTGGCCGATCGCCGGACTCTTTACCATAGAAACCAGCCTTTTTGCCGTGACCACCTTTCTCATGGGAACCTTGGGAACCGTCACCTTAGCGGCCCATAACATCGCCTTGCAAACCGCCAATATCACCTTTATGGTTCCCGTGGGATTGTCTCTTGCTACCACAGTCAGAGTTGGACAAGCAATGGGTAGAAAGGATATTCTGAGTGCCAGACGTGCTGGATATGTTGGCATTGCGATCGGGGTCAGCTTCATGAGTCTCATGGGGTTATTTTTATGGACAAACCCGGATAAAATTGTCGCCTTGTATTTAGATATTCAAAATCCCGATAATCAACCTGTCTTGGAATTGGCAATGTCCTTGTTAGGGATAGCTGCCATGTTTCAAATCTTTGATGGAATGCAAATTATAGCCGCCGGTGCCTTGCGCGGCGTGAAAGATACCCGAGTTCCAATGTTAATTGGATTTTTGGGTTATTGGTGTATTGGCTTATGCAGTGGCTATATCCTCGGATTACAGCTAGGTTTTGGCGGAATCGGCTTGTGGTTAGGGTTGGTCCTAGGACTTGCTTTTTCCGGATTACTGTTAACCTGTCGTTTCGCTTATTTACTAACCGGCAAAACAGGTATTATTGAATAG
- a CDS encoding Uma2 family endonuclease encodes MEISPALISVDDYFKQEETSPIRHEYLGGQLFAMAVSSEEHNRLAGNICTYLITHLRGSGCKTFILDLKVKIQVAEGTGDIFYYPDVMVTCDEQDREKFYKTHPCLVVEVLSPSTETIDRREKRLNYQSLASLQEYLLVSQDQMQVEVYRRKGSGNWELERLGANDSLQLNSVGLTLTLAEIYDEVFAS; translated from the coding sequence ATGGAAATTTCCCCCGCTTTGATTTCCGTTGATGATTATTTCAAACAGGAAGAGACTAGCCCCATCCGCCATGAATATCTGGGGGGACAACTTTTTGCAATGGCCGTTTCCAGTGAGGAACATAATCGCCTTGCCGGTAACATTTGTACCTATTTAATCACTCATTTACGGGGGAGTGGCTGTAAAACATTTATCTTGGATCTGAAAGTAAAAATCCAAGTCGCCGAAGGGACTGGAGATATTTTTTATTATCCGGATGTCATGGTGACTTGTGACGAGCAAGACCGAGAAAAATTTTATAAAACTCACCCCTGTTTAGTTGTAGAGGTATTATCTCCTTCGACGGAAACTATAGACCGGCGAGAAAAACGTCTTAATTACCAAAGTTTAGCGAGTTTGCAGGAATATTTGCTGGTTTCTCAAGACCAGATGCAGGTGGAGGTTTATCGGCGCAAGGGGTCAGGGAATTGGGAGTTAGAGCGATTAGGTGCGAATGATAGTTTACAATTAAATTCGGTGGGGTTAACTTTGACTCTGGCCGAAATTTATGATGAAGTGTTTGCCAGTTAA
- a CDS encoding ISL3 family transposase: protein MENYLNLMLGLPEVTVAKVLTEENEVYLNIKLTNLGTNCPKCQGYTTEINQNRPMIVRDLSCFDKFTYLLVPRRQFYCRCCQKYFTENLSWIDWKRRHTLRYEINIFERVVSSSIAQVASAEGLSYDETEGIFNQIAKKQEDQHWLEATRISLDEIAMHKGHQDYKAVICDLDKKKLIEVVDGRTQDCLIERLSELPIKVKKAVKEVSVDMWHGFPKVIKEIFPNAQIVTDRFHVMKLLIEELKKIAKSSGVNGKNKLSLILRNKIDLKDSERDELENLLSKSKRLKAAYEYKEEFRNIYETSQSVSEGEKRFQEWLKKARQVYGKVINTISEHLSTICNYFISHASSGVMEGINNKIKLVKRQGYGFRNFENFRLRLLAAFSS, encoded by the coding sequence ATGGAAAATTATCTGAATTTAATGCTGGGATTACCTGAAGTTACCGTTGCCAAAGTTTTGACCGAAGAAAATGAAGTTTACCTTAACATTAAATTGACCAATTTAGGGACAAATTGTCCGAAATGCCAGGGCTATACCACCGAAATCAATCAAAACCGTCCGATGATAGTACGAGACCTTTCCTGTTTTGATAAGTTTACTTATTTGCTAGTGCCACGACGGCAATTTTATTGCCGTTGTTGTCAAAAATATTTCACAGAAAACCTGTCATGGATAGACTGGAAAAGGCGACATACTTTGCGATATGAAATCAATATTTTTGAGCGCGTAGTTTCATCAAGCATAGCTCAAGTTGCCTCGGCTGAAGGGCTGTCTTATGATGAAACTGAAGGGATATTTAATCAAATTGCTAAAAAGCAAGAAGATCAGCATTGGCTCGAAGCTACTCGGATAAGTCTTGATGAAATTGCCATGCATAAAGGGCATCAAGATTATAAAGCAGTAATCTGCGACCTAGATAAAAAAAAGCTAATAGAAGTTGTTGATGGAAGGACCCAAGATTGTTTGATAGAAAGGCTTTCTGAACTTCCGATTAAAGTAAAAAAAGCGGTAAAAGAAGTGAGTGTTGATATGTGGCATGGCTTTCCAAAAGTTATTAAAGAAATTTTTCCAAATGCTCAAATTGTGACTGACAGATTTCATGTAATGAAACTTCTGATTGAAGAATTGAAAAAAATTGCTAAATCTTCTGGTGTTAACGGAAAGAATAAACTTTCTCTTATTTTGAGAAACAAAATTGATTTAAAAGATTCTGAACGGGATGAATTAGAAAACCTGTTATCTAAATCTAAGCGTTTGAAGGCAGCTTACGAATATAAAGAGGAATTCCGAAACATTTATGAAACGAGTCAAAGTGTTTCAGAAGGCGAAAAGCGTTTTCAAGAATGGTTAAAGAAAGCTCGCCAAGTATATGGGAAAGTTATTAATACTATTTCCGAGCATTTATCAACGATTTGCAATTATTTTATTAGTCATGCTAGTAGTGGTGTTATGGAGGGAATTAACAACAAAATAAAACTCGTAAAGCGACAAGGATATGGATTTAGAAATTTTGAAAACTTTCGGTTACGTCTTTTAGCAGCTTTTTCATCATAG